A DNA window from Anastrepha obliqua isolate idAnaObli1 chromosome 5, idAnaObli1_1.0, whole genome shotgun sequence contains the following coding sequences:
- the LOC129248204 gene encoding UDP-N-acetylhexosamine pyrophosphorylase, with translation MGKEVSAAVKYATMPVYDALCERLTKVGQEHLIKFWEELTIDQQEVLVRDIEELNLNELKLYFDRATESLQENGIKLDDRMQPIPESKLVSIERTAEERLKAYEEEGMRQISAGHVAVLLMAGGQGTRLGFAHPKGMYDVGLPSKKSLFRLQAERIQKLEELAFTATGRRGIITWYIMTSEHTVQPTYEYFMANNFFGLKKENIILFEQGSLPCFDFDGRIILDEKHRVARAPDGNGGLYRALKQQGILDDIQKRGILYLHAHSVDNILIKVADPVFIGYCVQENADCAAKVVEKSHPNEAVGVVAIVDDKYQVVEYSEISAKTAEMRNPDGRLTFSAGNICNHFFTAAFLHKIGETYEKELKLHVAKKKIPFVDNSGKRITPEKPNGIKIEKFVFDVFEFAQKFVAMEVPRYAEFSALKNADSSGKDCPSTARADLARLHRRYIEAAGGIVHGDECEISPFVSYGGENLAPLVAGKSFTSPVYLRSNRDPYHGHL, from the exons CAACCATGCCAGTTTATGACGCCTTGTGTGAACGCCTAACAAAGGTGGGCCAGGAGCATTTGATTAAGTTCTGGGAAGAGTTGACAATCGATCAGCAGGAGGTTTTGGTGCGCGATATTGAAGAACTCAACCTCAACGAATTGAAGCTATATTTTGACCGCGCCACTGAGTCATTGCAAGAGAATGGCATTAAACTGGACGATCGCATGCAACCAATACCAGAGTCGAAGTTGGTCAGCATTGAGCGAACAGCGGAAGAGCGTCTCAAGGCTTACGAAGAAGAGGGAATGCGGCAGATCAGCGCTGGACATGTAGCTGTCTTGCTGATGGCTGGTGGACAAG GCACCCGTTTGGGTTTCGCGCATCCTAAGGGCATGTACGACGTGGGTCTGCCATCGAAAAAGTCTCTCTTTCGCCTGCAAGCCGAGCGCATACAAAAACTAGAGGAGTTGGCTTTTACCGCCACTGGACGTCGCGGTATCATTACATGGTACATCATGACTTCCGAGCATACAGTGCAACCAACATACGAGTACTTCATGGCCAACAACttttttggtttgaaaaaaGAGAACATCATACTTTTCGAACAGGGTTCACTGCCCTGCTTCGATTTTGATGGTCGCATTATATTGGATGAAAAGCATCGTGTAGCACGCGCACCAGACGGCAACGGTGGACTGTATCGAGCGCTGAAGCAACAGGGCATTTTGGATGACATTCAAAAACGCGGCATATTATATTTGCATGCGCACAGCGTCGATAATATATTGATAAAGGTGGCCGATCCGGTTTTTATCGGCTATTGTGTGCAGGAGAATGCCGATTGTGCGGCCAAGGTGGTTGAGAAATCACACCCGAACGAGGCAGTTGGTGTGGTGGCTATTGTGGATGACAAGTACCAGGTGGTGGAGTATAGCGAAATTTCTGCGAAGACCGCAGAGATGCGCAATCCTGACGGCCGGTTAACCTTCAGTGCTGGCAATATTTGCAACCACTTTTTCACGGCTGCCTTTTTACACAAAATCGGTGAGACATACGAGAAGGAACTGAAATTGCATGTTGCCAAGAAGAAAATACCATTTGTGGATAATTCAGGCAAGCGCATAACTCCCGAAAAGCCAAAtggtataaaaattgaaaaattcgttTTTGACGTTTTTGAGTTTGCACAGAAATTTGTGGCTATGGAAGTGCCACGTTACGCTGAATTTAGTGCGCTCAAGAACGCCGACAGCTCCGGCAAGGATTGCCCATCGACGGCGCGCGCAGATTTGGCACGTTTGCATAGGCGGTACATTGAAGCTGCGGGTGGCATTGTCCACGGCGACGAATGCGAGATTTCACCTTTCGTCAGTTATGGCGGTGAAAACTTGGCACCGCTGGTGGCTGGCAAATCGTTCACCAGTCCGGTATACTTGCGTAGCAATCGCGATCCCTACCATGGACACCTATGA
- the LOC129247653 gene encoding E3 ubiquitin-protein ligase Hakai, with protein MGGARARGRGRGRGRGRGKKKETLDGAGATLATTSALEDTESSNQLPDAVEDVTMQDVGKENDAELQTQQPAQTQSEEVPTTIVTVAVAPPPIIASGVEESIQQPTVLPQTIDMEADISQLEAPTFTTISRGPPEPMLRLKWDHKVNLIGEKVLNPMIHCCDQCDKPILLYGRMIPCKHVFCLKCARSEPVKICPRCNDKVLRVEQSGLGTVFMCTHGGSRYGNTGCRRTYLSQRDLQAHINHRHITQLPVLSQPQPQITAGAISGGGSELKSSDVNMEAVFKSVSGNVQRKLSESSATATTIQTPSALLTQRRATTIGNIPPPGSVSSTSTQGSTHSSHSSLTQANIARINTANEQNCHQGKVALHQTLKKTPITQSHHQPPESVADASYYSSVLNSFGSNDVVEQTTGGSGNITSTSQPGGTTTQSAWQSNQYYR; from the exons ATGGGTGGCGCTAGAGCTCGTGGTCGTGGGCGAGGCCGAGGACGTGGTAGAGGCAAGAAGAAAGAG ACACTTGATGGCGCTGGAGCAACTCTAGCTACCACCAGTGCATTGGAGGATACAGAAAGCTCGAATCAACTGCCAGATGCCGTTGAAGATGTGACTATGCAAGATGTTGGTAAGGAGAATGATGCTGAATTACAAACACAGCAGCCTGCACAAACACAAAGCGAAGAAGTGCCAACGACAATAGTGACTGTTGCGGTGGCACCACCACCTATTATAGCTAGTGGAGTTGAAGAGTCAATACAGCAACCAACAGTTTTGCCACAAACTA TTGACATGGAAGCCGATATCTCACAACTGGAAGCGCCCACATTCACCACCATTTCACGCGGACCTCCCGAGCCTATGTTGCGACTCAAGTGGGATCACAAAGTGAATTTGATTGGCGAAAAAGTGCTAAATCCCATGATACATTGTTGTGATCAATGCGACAAACCCATTTTATTGTATGGCCGCATGATACCCTGCAAGCACGTATTCTGTTTGAAATGTGCGCGTTCGGAACCCGTCAAAATTTGTCCGCGCTGCAATGATAAAGTGCTCCGTGTAGAACAATCTGGTTTGGGTACAGTTTTTATGTGTACACATGGCGGCAGCCGTTATGGCAATACCGGCTGCCGACGCACTTACCTTTCGCAGCGTGATCTACAAGCACACATTAACCATAGGCATATTACTCAACTGCCGGTGTTGTCACAGCCACAGCCACAAATAACGGCTGGTGCCATAAGTGGAGGTGGTAGTGAATTGAAGTCGTCCGATGTGAATATGGAAGCTGTATTCAAGAGCGTTAGCGGCAATGTACAACGAAAA CTTTCCGAGTCGTCCGCTACTGCAACTACCATACAAACGCCATCTGCTTTGCTAACACAACGACGCGCTACTACCATCGGCAATATACCGCCACCAGGTTCTGTTAGTTCCACATCTACACAAGGTTCAACTCACTCGTCGCATTCCTCGCTAACGCAAGCCAATATCGCACGTATTAATACGGCCAATGAACAAAATTGCCATCAAGGCAAAGTGGCGCTACATCAAACGCTGAAGAAGACCCCAATAACGCAATCGCATCATCAACCACCCGAAAGTGTGGCCGACGCGTCTTATTATAGCAGCGTACTAAATTCATTTGGCAGCAACGATGTGGTGGAACAAACTACCGGTGGTAGTGGCAATATAACTTCGACTTCACAACCCGGTGGCACGACAACGCAAAGTGCATGGCAATCAAATCAGTACTATAGATGA
- the LOC129247652 gene encoding transmembrane protein 115, with protein sequence MSAYHRNVQYLKQQFSALLHNTSPVITLICLVTGFGYLLSYSETAVRLLSVTPGKILPNAEFWIWTAFTFCFIEMHWWEVLVDVITVGLCGKMLEPLWGQIEMFKFFALTNFGVSILTTIYYLFYFVVTDNPSILFDVHIHGLAGYVAGICVAVRQIMPDHLIFKTRWGKLTNRNVPLTVFVASIIAWAINLLDGTYPAMFGSGLIVAWIYLRFYQWHPNGRGDSSESFTFASFFPSVMQPVISILVNPIYICCLKLGVVKTPAPPRSASLAGSLSSVSIQMPGADAHDIERRRQIALKALSERLKTTDAARHNQLPKSFPTVTSGGGPMTGHQHHHKHQHHHNQHQHQHHQHHGHGHHGHGHSHSHTHDHDHAPEHVSAQALINPSFLGQTQHGSSNMSSPITTARAEPRMISTMSTIAIPMPAPPPRSDTTAGATAAMGDALIDLSGESKQ encoded by the exons TACCTAAAACAACAGTTTTCAGCGTTGCTGCACAATACGTCGCCTGTTATAACGCTTATCTGTTTGGTCACTGGCTTTGGTTACCTACTCTCATACTCGGAGACTGCTGTGCGGCTGTTGAGCGTGACACCTGGCAAGATTCTGCCAAATGCCGAATTCTGGATATGGACGGCGTTCACATTTTGTTTTATCGAAATGCATTGGTGGGAAGTGCTGGTCGATGTCATCACTGTGGGGCTATGTGGCAAGATGTTGGAACCACTATGGGGACAAATCGAAATGTTCAAGTTTTTCGCTTTGACCAATTTTGGCGTTTCCATACTAACCACCATATATTACTTATTTTACTTCGTGGTAACCGATAATCCGAGCATACTTTTTGACGTACACATCCATGGATTGGCGGGCTATGTAGCCGGAATCTGTGTAGCAGTGCGTCAAATAATGCCAGATCATCTAATTTTCAAAACACGTTGGGGAAAACTAACCAACAg aaatgtGCCCTTAACGGTGTTTGTGGCGTCAATTATTGCGTGGGCAATCAACCTATTGGATGGCACATATCCTGCAATGTTTGGATCGGGACTAATTGTGGCATGGATCTATTTGCGCTTCTATCAATGGCACCCAAACGGACGGGGCGATAGTTCCGAAAGCTTTACATTTGCCAGCTTCTTCCCGAGTGTGATGCAACCAGTGATAAGTATTTTGGTGAATCCCATCTATATATGTTGCTTGAAATTGGGTGTGGTCAAGACGCCAGCTCCGCCACGTTCAGCTTCCTTAGCAGGTAGTTTGTCATCCGTCTCCATACAGATGCCTGGTGCCGATGCGCATGATATCGAACGACGCAG GCAAATTGCGCTAAAGGCTTTGAGTGAACGTTTAAAAACCACTGATGCTGCGCGTCATAATCAATTACCCAAATCGTTCCCTACCGTTACCAGCGGTGGGGGACCAATGACAGGGCATCAACATCATCATAAGCACCAGCATCATCACAATCAACATCAGCATCAGCATCACCAACATCACGGTCACGGTCATCACGGTCACGGTCATAGCCATAGTCACACACATGACCATGATCACGCGCCAGAACATGTTAGTGCACAAGCACTAATAAATCCCTCGTTCCTGGGACAAACGCAGCATGGCAGCAGTAATATGTCATCACCCATAACGACAGCACGCGCAGAGCCACGTATGATCAGTACAATGAGTACGATAGCGATACCAATGCCAGCACCACCGCCGAGAAGTGATACAACTGCTGGTGCGACAGCAGCAATGGGTGATGCGCTAATCGATCTGAGTGGAGAATCTAAGCAGTAG